A portion of the Fusobacterium nucleatum genome contains these proteins:
- the glsA gene encoding glutaminase A yields the protein MKELLKELVEKNRKFTADGNVANYIPELDKADKNALGIYVTTLDGQEFFAGDYNTKFTIQSISKIISLMLAILDNGEEYVFSKVGMEPSGDPFNSIRKLETSSRKKPYNPMINAGAIAVASMIKGKDDREKFSRLLNFAKLITEDDSLDLNYKIYIGESDTGFRNYSMAYFLKGEGIIEGNVNEALTVYFKQCSIEGTAKTISTLGKFLANDGVLSNGERILTTRMAKIIKTLMVTCGMYDSSGEFAVRVGIPSKSGVGGGICSVVPGKMGIGVYGPSLDKKGNSLAGGHLLEDLSAELSLNIF from the coding sequence ATGAAAGAACTATTAAAAGAACTTGTAGAAAAAAATAGAAAATTTACAGCTGATGGCAATGTAGCAAACTATATTCCTGAACTTGATAAGGCTGATAAAAATGCCCTAGGAATTTATGTGACAACTTTAGATGGACAAGAATTTTTTGCAGGAGATTATAATACAAAATTTACAATACAAAGTATCTCAAAAATAATTTCTTTAATGTTAGCAATATTAGATAATGGTGAAGAGTATGTTTTTTCAAAAGTTGGAATGGAACCAAGTGGAGATCCTTTCAATTCAATTAGAAAACTTGAAACTTCAAGTAGAAAAAAACCCTATAATCCTATGATTAATGCAGGAGCAATAGCTGTTGCTTCTATGATAAAAGGAAAAGATGATAGGGAAAAATTTTCAAGATTATTGAATTTTGCAAAATTAATAACGGAAGATGATTCTTTAGATTTAAATTATAAAATTTATATTGGAGAATCAGATACTGGATTTAGAAACTATTCTATGGCATATTTTCTAAAAGGAGAAGGAATTATTGAAGGGAATGTAAATGAAGCACTTACAGTTTACTTTAAACAATGCTCAATAGAAGGAACTGCAAAAACTATATCTACTTTAGGAAAATTTTTAGCAAATGATGGTGTACTTTCAAATGGCGAAAGAATTCTAACTACAAGAATGGCAAAAATTATTAAAACATTAATGGTAACTTGTGGAATGTATGATAGCTCAGGAGAATTTGCTGTAAGAGTTGGTATTCCTTCAAAAAGTGGGGTAGGTGGAGGAATTTGTTCTGTTGTTCCTGGTAAAATGGGAATAGGTGTATATGGTCCTTCTCTTGATAAAAAAGGAAACTCTCTTGCAGGAGGACATTTACTTGAAGATTTATCAGCAGAACTTTCTTTAAATATTTTTTAG
- a CDS encoding alanine/glycine:cation symporter family protein yields MDFLNYIIGQINTVLWSYVLIALLLLSGLFYTLRTGFAQGRLLGDMVALITGKLSSLKDGEKKIAGQVTGFQAFCIAVASHVGTGNLAGVAIAVVVGGPGALFWMWIIALLGAATSLIENTLAQTYKVKDGKGGFRGGPSYYMEKALGQKTLGYIFSIIVIVTFAFVFNTVQANTIAQAFETTFNLGGVVSGVILAALTALIIFGGLHRIANVVGFLVPIMAIGYVVVAVIVLALNIHHIPRLFMSIIEAAFGLKQAVGGAIGVAMLQGIKRGLYSNEAGMGSAPNAAATSNVSHPVKQGLLQAFGVFVDTILICSATGFIVLLYPDFATTAKEGIQVTQDALAYSIGNWGKDFITLCIFLFAFSSLVGNYYYGEANLEFLTKRKSSMLIFRVLTVACVFLGSVAKLAFVWNIADVSMGIMALMNIIVIAILSPKAVAIIRDYIKQRKEGKNPVFKAKDIPGLENTECWD; encoded by the coding sequence ATGGATTTTTTAAATTATATAATTGGACAAATCAACACAGTTTTATGGTCTTATGTTCTTATTGCACTTTTACTACTATCAGGGTTATTTTATACTTTGAGGACAGGTTTTGCACAAGGAAGATTATTAGGTGATATGGTTGCATTAATTACTGGCAAACTTTCTTCACTTAAAGATGGTGAAAAGAAAATTGCTGGACAAGTAACTGGTTTCCAAGCGTTCTGTATAGCTGTTGCTTCTCACGTTGGAACAGGTAACCTTGCAGGAGTTGCAATAGCAGTTGTAGTTGGTGGCCCAGGAGCATTGTTTTGGATGTGGATAATTGCTCTTTTAGGTGCTGCAACAAGTTTAATCGAAAATACTTTGGCTCAAACTTATAAAGTAAAAGATGGTAAAGGTGGATTTAGAGGTGGACCTTCTTATTATATGGAAAAAGCACTTGGACAAAAAACACTTGGTTATATTTTCTCAATTATAGTTATAGTAACATTTGCTTTTGTGTTTAATACAGTTCAAGCTAATACAATAGCTCAAGCCTTTGAAACTACATTTAATTTAGGTGGTGTTGTAAGTGGAGTAATCTTAGCTGCTCTTACTGCTTTAATTATATTTGGAGGTTTACATAGAATAGCTAATGTTGTTGGATTTTTGGTTCCAATAATGGCAATAGGATATGTTGTTGTAGCAGTAATTGTTTTAGCTCTTAATATTCATCATATTCCTAGATTATTTATGAGCATTATTGAAGCTGCTTTTGGTTTAAAACAAGCTGTTGGTGGAGCGATAGGAGTTGCTATGCTTCAAGGTATTAAGAGAGGATTATATTCTAATGAAGCTGGTATGGGAAGTGCTCCAAATGCTGCAGCAACTTCAAATGTTTCTCATCCTGTAAAACAAGGTTTATTACAAGCATTTGGTGTATTCGTAGATACTATATTAATTTGTAGTGCAACTGGTTTTATTGTTTTATTATATCCAGATTTTGCTACAACTGCAAAAGAAGGTATTCAAGTAACTCAAGATGCCCTTGCTTATTCAATTGGAAACTGGGGAAAAGATTTTATAACTTTATGTATATTCTTATTTGCATTTAGTTCATTAGTAGGAAACTATTATTATGGTGAAGCAAACTTAGAATTCTTAACTAAAAGAAAATCTTCAATGTTGATATTCAGAGTTTTAACTGTTGCTTGTGTATTTTTAGGATCAGTTGCAAAATTAGCATTTGTTTGGAATATAGCCGATGTATCTATGGGTATTATGGCATTAATGAATATTATAGTTATAGCAATTCTTTCTCCAAAAGCTGTTGCTATCATTAGAGACTATATAAAACAAAGAAAAGAAGGAAAAAACCCTGTGTTCAAAGCTAAGGATATTCCTGGTTTAGAAAATACTGAATGCTGGGACTAA
- a CDS encoding AAA family ATPase: MTKIICKLFGSPKIYEDKKEIFLPSGKLTAFFYYLLLKKVVSRDEVAGMFWASSNEQNAKISLRNALHKIRKSFKEDIILSPNKSILTLNKDLDIDIDAEKFQKDPLNNFSLYNGDFLKGFYVKEAIDFDYWVLEINTFYKELFIKTAEKKIEEDFLQSRFENLETSITSLLTADNFNDKAYLYLMKFYKQKGRYDKIINEYKNIQKLMEEELGIDPPDEIKNIYKEALKCIEKNKEINIKKNTMDIYCRDFELDSIQLNLDNFQKKFSNKSILITGESGIGKTILKKEILNRNSGKFKIFETACFSMEKDFSYLPWTNIIRDMENELLKFNLKRPHLWDNILKNLFFDGANNIQPSIEILENKENFNIDLIYNSIYSALDILSKEKKIIIVFEDIQWADQLSIKLLINLILHIHSNVLFILTKTNSIDTVTDRLFLTLKDLNKILLIDLKPFSKRDIALIIKKNFSQKNISNEEIDEIFEKSKGNPFFLKEYIELFKKNKKNNEITSKLHNVLQEKFLNLTENEMNILKIISVFYGDVNLDTLLKLINLKAFEALKFLNLLIEKNIIEEKKKDSKVIITFTYSAYKDYIFNEMNDSSKQIINMEIAKTLEEELSNLNNIATYNKLKYHYQKANVNIKTLKYDVYILNYYLNFNHEIFPNLDDYDLSKQVKLFIGNDKANKWMNEIKKELMLVKKSKMNSLDIQEIKKIELIFMYCKGRYLIREGSYTDGINLMNRVISIAKDLKEEKIQISAHKQMAIYAIQINNYQIMLKHIIEGIKIARKEKTVDVGIFYRLYGVYYLIRDEFKTAESLFKKSIELFLEFERIGDKNSISIAANYNYIGEIRNSEGNFEEAMELFNKAIKLCENYEASCLSTFYINAGKTSYLIGNFQDMKKFFLLAEKIIKNFDSYWKNSVLNAFLALDAFLENDNLKVIHYLKCAISEGKIINNPRDIGMVYFVEAIIIYSIEIKNIKKYEDIKKILEENSNFYYYKAIKYLDSTRDKSEIEYLKNFLNINKI; this comes from the coding sequence ATGACTAAAATTATTTGCAAACTATTTGGATCTCCTAAAATATATGAAGATAAAAAAGAAATTTTTTTACCATCTGGAAAATTGACAGCATTCTTTTATTATCTACTACTTAAAAAAGTTGTTAGTAGAGATGAAGTTGCAGGAATGTTTTGGGCTTCTTCCAATGAACAAAATGCTAAAATTAGCTTAAGAAATGCTCTTCATAAAATTAGAAAAAGCTTTAAAGAAGATATCATTTTATCTCCTAACAAGTCTATTCTAACCTTAAATAAAGACTTGGATATTGATATTGATGCTGAAAAATTTCAAAAAGATCCTTTAAATAATTTTTCTTTGTATAATGGAGATTTTTTAAAAGGTTTCTATGTTAAAGAAGCCATAGACTTTGACTATTGGGTGTTAGAAATAAATACTTTTTATAAGGAACTATTTATAAAAACTGCTGAAAAAAAGATAGAAGAAGATTTCTTACAAAGTAGATTTGAAAATTTAGAGACTTCTATTACTTCTCTTCTTACAGCTGATAACTTTAATGATAAAGCCTACTTATATTTGATGAAGTTTTATAAACAAAAAGGAAGATATGATAAGATTATCAATGAATATAAAAATATACAAAAACTTATGGAAGAAGAACTTGGAATAGATCCTCCTGATGAAATTAAAAATATATATAAAGAAGCACTAAAATGTATTGAAAAAAACAAAGAAATTAACATCAAAAAAAATACTATGGATATCTATTGTAGAGATTTTGAATTAGATAGTATACAACTGAATTTAGATAATTTTCAAAAGAAATTCTCTAATAAATCTATTCTTATAACTGGAGAATCAGGTATTGGAAAAACTATTCTAAAAAAAGAAATTTTAAATAGAAATAGTGGAAAGTTTAAAATTTTTGAAACTGCTTGTTTTAGCATGGAAAAAGATTTCTCATACTTACCTTGGACAAATATTATAAGAGATATGGAGAATGAACTTTTAAAATTTAATTTAAAAAGACCTCATTTATGGGATAATATTTTAAAAAATTTATTTTTTGATGGAGCAAATAATATTCAACCTTCTATTGAAATACTTGAAAATAAAGAAAATTTTAATATTGATTTAATTTATAATTCAATTTATAGTGCCTTAGATATATTAAGTAAAGAGAAAAAAATTATAATAGTTTTTGAAGATATCCAATGGGCTGACCAATTGAGTATAAAACTACTAATAAATTTAATTTTACATATCCATTCAAATGTATTATTTATTTTAACAAAAACTAATAGTATTGACACTGTAACCGATAGATTATTTTTAACCTTAAAAGATTTAAACAAAATCCTTTTGATAGATTTAAAACCTTTTTCTAAAAGAGATATTGCTCTTATTATCAAGAAAAATTTTTCTCAAAAAAATATAAGTAATGAAGAAATAGATGAAATTTTTGAAAAATCTAAGGGAAATCCTTTCTTTTTAAAAGAATATATTGAACTTTTCAAAAAAAATAAAAAAAATAATGAAATTACTTCTAAGTTGCATAATGTCTTACAAGAAAAGTTTTTAAATTTAACTGAAAATGAAATGAATATATTAAAAATAATTTCTGTTTTCTATGGTGATGTTAATCTAGATACCTTATTAAAACTTATAAATTTAAAGGCATTTGAAGCTTTAAAATTTTTAAATTTATTGATAGAAAAAAATATAATTGAAGAAAAGAAAAAAGATAGTAAAGTTATAATAACATTTACATATTCAGCTTACAAAGATTATATTTTTAATGAGATGAATGACTCATCAAAGCAAATTATTAATATGGAAATTGCAAAAACTCTAGAAGAAGAGCTTTCAAATTTAAATAATATTGCAACATATAATAAACTTAAATATCACTATCAAAAAGCTAATGTAAATATCAAAACTTTAAAATATGATGTTTATATCTTAAACTATTATCTAAATTTTAATCATGAAATTTTTCCAAATTTAGATGATTATGATTTAAGTAAACAAGTTAAATTATTTATAGGAAATGATAAAGCAAACAAATGGATGAATGAAATTAAAAAAGAACTTATGTTAGTTAAGAAATCTAAGATGAACTCCTTAGATATACAAGAAATTAAAAAAATTGAATTAATTTTTATGTATTGCAAAGGTAGATATTTAATAAGAGAAGGTAGTTATACTGATGGTATAAATTTGATGAATAGAGTTATTAGTATTGCCAAAGATTTAAAAGAAGAAAAAATACAGATTTCTGCTCATAAGCAAATGGCTATTTATGCAATACAAATTAATAATTATCAGATTATGTTAAAACATATAATCGAAGGAATTAAAATAGCAAGAAAAGAAAAAACTGTTGATGTTGGAATATTTTATAGATTATATGGTGTCTATTATCTTATAAGGGATGAGTTTAAAACAGCTGAATCACTATTTAAAAAGTCTATTGAACTATTTTTGGAATTTGAACGAATAGGTGATAAAAACTCTATAAGTATAGCAGCCAACTATAATTATATTGGTGAAATAAGAAATTCTGAAGGTAATTTTGAAGAAGCTATGGAACTTTTTAATAAAGCTATAAAATTATGTGAAAATTATGAAGCTTCCTGCCTTTCTACTTTTTATATCAATGCTGGAAAAACAAGTTATTTAATTGGAAATTTCCAAGATATGAAAAAATTTTTTTTACTTGCTGAAAAAATAATTAAAAATTTTGATTCATACTGGAAAAATTCAGTTTTAAATGCATTTTTAGCCTTAGATGCATTTTTAGAAAATGATAATTTAAAAGTTATCCACTATTTAAAATGTGCAATATCAGAAGGAAAAATAATAAATAATCCAAGAGATATTGGTATGGTCTATTTTGTAGAAGCTATTATTATATATTCTATTGAAATTAAAAATATTAAAAAATATGAAGATATTAAAAAAATTTTAGAAGAAAATTCAAATTTTTATTATTATAAAGCTATAAAATATTTGGATTCCACAAGAGATAAATCTGAAATAGAATATCTAAAAAATTTTTTAAATATAAATAAAATATAA
- a CDS encoding urocanate hydratase yields the protein MNGEKGLYFRENPEILYEVKAQGGGLKDKETLRCKGWRQETILRMLEFNMENAEIPELLVIYGGNGKCARNWESYWAIVDSLKNLEDDETLVVQSGMPVAIFKTHKEAPVVVMATTNIMQATWERFYDLQDKNLTIFAQYTAAPWEYIGTQGVIEGTFETLSAIAMKKFNDDLTGKIYLTAGAGGMGANQTWAMKMHGGVCIVVDVNEKILKKRIEKDYLDIIAPTLEEAIKIAKENAKAKKPISIGVVGNAADMYEKILASDFRPDICSEMCPCHDPISYLPSGYTAEEADELRIKDRDKYLHLARETMKRQLAAMVALKADGVEVFEYGTSIRKECMDAGFPREEAMKIKGFVAEYIRPLFCEGRGPFRWTCLSRDPEDLKVSEEIALEICKGDKLVERWINLARKNLPIEGMPARICYMGFGERKRFGLAINQAIKDGRIKGTVAFSRDNLDSGSIVNPTFESENMPDGGDYISDWPYLNALLDCAGGCDLIAIQQNYSMGEAVHTGVTMIADGTEEADRRLAACLTTDSGIGVIRHAQAGYKAAKDVANGKGKFTTDSIKVPLWWQPAEKVTFGPKGKYR from the coding sequence ATGAATGGTGAAAAAGGATTATATTTTAGAGAAAACCCTGAAATTCTTTATGAAGTAAAAGCACAAGGTGGTGGTTTAAAAGACAAAGAAACTTTAAGATGTAAAGGTTGGCGTCAAGAAACTATCCTTAGAATGTTAGAATTTAATATGGAAAATGCTGAAATTCCAGAATTACTTGTAATTTATGGAGGAAATGGAAAATGTGCTAGAAACTGGGAATCTTATTGGGCAATTGTAGATTCTTTAAAAAATCTTGAAGATGATGAAACTCTTGTTGTTCAATCAGGAATGCCAGTAGCAATCTTCAAAACACACAAAGAAGCTCCTGTTGTTGTTATGGCAACTACAAATATAATGCAAGCAACTTGGGAAAGATTTTATGATTTACAAGATAAAAACCTTACTATATTTGCTCAATATACAGCAGCTCCTTGGGAATATATTGGAACTCAAGGTGTTATAGAAGGGACATTTGAAACACTTTCTGCAATAGCAATGAAAAAATTCAATGATGATTTAACTGGAAAAATATATCTAACTGCTGGTGCAGGAGGAATGGGAGCAAATCAAACTTGGGCTATGAAGATGCATGGTGGAGTTTGTATAGTAGTGGATGTCAATGAAAAAATATTGAAAAAAAGAATAGAAAAAGATTATCTTGATATAATTGCTCCAACTCTTGAAGAAGCAATTAAAATAGCAAAGGAAAATGCAAAAGCTAAAAAACCTATTTCAATAGGAGTAGTTGGAAATGCAGCTGACATGTACGAAAAAATCTTAGCTAGTGATTTTAGACCTGATATTTGTTCAGAAATGTGCCCATGCCATGACCCTATTTCTTACCTTCCTTCTGGTTATACAGCAGAAGAAGCTGATGAATTAAGAATAAAAGATAGAGACAAATATTTACATCTTGCTAGAGAAACTATGAAAAGACAACTTGCTGCTATGGTCGCATTAAAAGCTGATGGAGTTGAAGTTTTTGAATATGGAACTTCTATCAGAAAAGAATGTATGGATGCTGGTTTCCCTAGAGAAGAAGCTATGAAAATTAAAGGATTTGTTGCTGAATATATAAGACCTCTATTCTGTGAAGGAAGAGGACCATTCAGATGGACTTGCTTGTCAAGAGATCCTGAAGATTTAAAAGTTTCTGAAGAAATAGCTTTAGAAATTTGTAAAGGTGATAAACTTGTTGAAAGATGGATAAATTTAGCTAGAAAAAATTTACCTATTGAAGGAATGCCTGCAAGAATTTGTTATATGGGATTTGGTGAAAGAAAGAGATTTGGTCTTGCTATCAACCAGGCTATAAAAGATGGAAGAATAAAAGGTACTGTTGCATTCTCAAGAGATAACCTTGATTCTGGTTCTATTGTAAATCCTACATTTGAATCTGAAAATATGCCTGATGGTGGAGATTACATCTCAGACTGGCCATATCTAAATGCTTTGTTAGATTGTGCTGGTGGTTGTGATTTAATAGCAATTCAACAAAACTATTCAATGGGTGAAGCAGTTCATACAGGTGTTACAATGATAGCTGATGGAACGGAAGAAGCTGATAGAAGACTTGCTGCTTGCTTGACAACAGATTCTGGAATAGGAGTTATCCGTCATGCACAAGCTGGTTATAAGGCTGCTAAAGATGTTGCAAATGGAAAAGGAAAATTTACAACAGATTCTATCAAAGTTCCTTTATGGTGGCAACCTGCTGAAAAAGTTACTTTTGGACCAAAAGGAAAATATAGATAA
- a CDS encoding YjiH family protein has product MFFISIKIGDRNTIPIDHLVKFILKIPHLQIIYGITIIFVGTIFPLIKKTWNKNKLNFIMSILNIIGLIFTIMCIFKFGPEIITQESMGPYVLFKVVIPVILIVPIGSIFLAFLVSYGLMEGIGTLMEPIMRPIFKTPGRSAIDAVASFVGSYSLALLVTNGVYRENKYTTKEAAIIATGFSTVSATFMIITLNTLNLMEYWNLYFWVCLIVTFIATAITARIYPLSKMPDIYFNKNLKVENENLENKKSNIFREAWNTAISNFLKSDSVLDNTISNLKSGIKLALNIGATIMSVGVISLLLAQYTKIFDILGYLFYPLTLFFKTSDPFLIAKSATITIADMYVPAIISTGASIDVRFIIAVLCINFSLHLFLVF; this is encoded by the coding sequence ATGTTTTTTATTTCAATAAAAATTGGAGATAGAAATACTATTCCAATAGATCATCTAGTAAAATTTATATTAAAAATTCCACATCTTCAAATAATATATGGAATTACTATAATATTTGTCGGAACGATATTTCCATTGATAAAGAAAACTTGGAATAAAAATAAATTAAACTTTATAATGTCCATATTAAACATAATTGGCTTAATATTTACAATTATGTGTATTTTTAAATTCGGTCCAGAAATTATTACACAAGAATCAATGGGACCCTATGTTTTATTTAAAGTTGTTATTCCTGTTATATTAATTGTTCCAATTGGTTCGATTTTTCTTGCATTTTTAGTTTCTTATGGACTAATGGAAGGAATAGGAACTTTGATGGAACCAATTATGAGACCTATTTTTAAAACACCTGGAAGATCGGCAATAGATGCTGTCGCTTCATTTGTTGGAAGTTATTCTCTTGCTCTTTTAGTAACAAATGGAGTTTATCGTGAAAATAAATATACCACAAAAGAAGCTGCCATAATTGCTACAGGATTTTCAACTGTTTCAGCAACATTTATGATAATCACTTTGAATACTCTTAACTTAATGGAATATTGGAATTTATATTTTTGGGTCTGTCTAATAGTTACATTTATTGCAACTGCTATTACTGCAAGAATATATCCATTATCAAAAATGCCAGATATATATTTTAATAAAAATTTGAAAGTAGAAAATGAAAATTTAGAAAATAAAAAAAGTAATATTTTTAGAGAAGCCTGGAATACTGCTATTTCAAATTTTTTAAAATCAGATTCAGTATTGGATAATACAATCTCTAATTTAAAATCTGGAATAAAATTAGCATTAAATATTGGTGCAACAATTATGTCTGTGGGTGTCATTTCTTTATTGCTTGCACAGTACACAAAAATTTTTGATATACTTGGTTATTTATTCTATCCTTTAACTTTATTTTTTAAAACTTCAGACCCATTTTTAATTGCAAAATCTGCCACAATAACTATTGCAGATATGTATGTTCCTGCAATTATTTCAACTGGTGCAAGTATTGATGTTAGATTCATAATAGCAGTTCTATGTATAAATTTTTCTCTGCATCTATTCCTTGTATTCTAG
- a CDS encoding Na+/H+ antiporter family protein yields the protein MVLLNPIVISVLVLTVLCLFKLPVLAALLLSALTAGLAGGFNLTETMSAFIGGMGGNANTALSYILLGALAYTINKTGAADILAKKISKLVKGNKFVLALIIILVSIASGTIIPVHIAFIPILIPPLLAMMNQMKMDRRMLAICFGFGLKAPYITIPVAYGAIFQGIIKDSVNDAGLSIGLDIVWKTTWIAGLAMLFGLICGLIYYSKNREYRIDEKNHEDFSNDSEEIIIDPKHWLTLGAGIIALIVQLITGLLPLGAIAALIFLVLVRVVKWKEIQEILEGGIHLMGFIAFVMLIASGYATVIRATGAVDHLVESAFNMLGGSKLAGSSIMILLGLLITMGIGTSFGTVPVIAAIYVPLSIKLGFSPAAIVFMIAVAAALGDAGSPASDTTLGPTAGLNADGQHDHIWDTCVPQFICYDIPLMIAGIICPLFMN from the coding sequence ATGGTACTTTTAAATCCAATTGTAATATCAGTTCTTGTCTTAACAGTGTTATGTTTATTTAAGTTACCAGTTCTTGCTGCTCTTTTATTATCGGCTCTTACAGCAGGACTAGCTGGAGGCTTTAACCTCACAGAAACTATGAGCGCATTCATTGGTGGAATGGGTGGAAATGCTAATACAGCTCTTAGTTATATTTTACTTGGTGCATTAGCATATACTATAAATAAAACTGGTGCAGCTGATATTTTAGCAAAAAAAATTTCAAAACTTGTAAAAGGAAATAAATTTGTTTTAGCTTTGATTATTATTTTAGTTTCTATAGCATCTGGAACTATTATTCCAGTACATATTGCCTTCATTCCTATATTAATTCCTCCTCTTTTAGCAATGATGAATCAAATGAAGATGGATAGAAGAATGTTAGCAATTTGTTTTGGCTTTGGGTTAAAAGCACCATATATAACAATTCCTGTAGCCTATGGTGCCATATTCCAAGGAATAATTAAAGACTCTGTCAATGATGCTGGATTAAGCATAGGTTTAGATATTGTTTGGAAAACAACTTGGATAGCCGGACTTGCTATGTTGTTTGGTTTAATTTGTGGTTTGATATATTATTCAAAAAATAGAGAATATAGAATAGATGAAAAAAATCATGAAGATTTTTCCAATGATTCTGAAGAAATAATCATTGATCCTAAACATTGGCTAACACTTGGAGCAGGTATTATTGCATTAATTGTTCAATTGATAACAGGCTTATTACCCCTTGGTGCAATTGCTGCTTTAATATTTTTAGTTCTTGTAAGAGTTGTTAAATGGAAAGAAATTCAAGAAATTTTAGAAGGTGGAATTCATTTAATGGGATTTATAGCTTTTGTAATGCTTATTGCTTCAGGATATGCTACTGTCATAAGAGCAACAGGAGCCGTTGATCACTTAGTTGAAAGTGCATTTAATATGTTAGGTGGTTCAAAATTAGCAGGTTCTTCTATAATGATTTTATTAGGACTCCTTATAACTATGGGAATAGGAACATCATTTGGTACAGTCCCTGTTATTGCTGCTATCTATGTACCTCTTTCTATAAAACTTGGTTTTTCACCAGCTGCAATAGTATTTATGATAGCGGTTGCAGCAGCATTAGGAGATGCAGGTTCTCCAGCTTCTGATACTACTTTAGGTCCAACAGCAGGATTAAATGCTGATGGACAGCATGATCATATCTGGGATACTTGTGTGCCTCAATTTATATGTTATGATATTCCTCTTATGATAGCAGGAATTATTTGTCCATTATTTATGAATTGA
- the hutI gene encoding imidazolonepropionase, whose product MSYILLKNCRELLTIEENAKDLIGLKNNTSLLIENERIKKIGTYEDLKKEISSNNFQEIDCSDKVVMPGYVDCHTHLIFGESRVDEYVASFTMTKNEIKNKIVRTGIEASIFSTRNATDEELINSSLIKLNRMLKHGTTTVEIKSGYGIDMETEIRLLKLINILKEKSPQTILSTYLGAHYFDTKMGKEKYIDFMINEVMPVIKKENLAQFCDVWCDEGYYNAEDCYKILKAGLENDMLPTLHTECYSAIGGAKVAAELKAANVGHLNYISSEDIKLLKEANVVGVLIPSTDFSVKHKKPFVPKPMLDEGMTIAIATNLNPGNWVEDMNISMILACRNHKMTENEAIRATTLGGAKALKIEKDYGSLEVSKFADIQIRNSDSYKNVVYKFGVNEIEHVIKNGKIIF is encoded by the coding sequence ATGAGTTATATACTTTTAAAAAATTGTAGAGAATTATTGACTATTGAAGAAAATGCAAAAGATTTAATAGGTTTAAAAAACAATACTTCATTATTAATTGAGAATGAAAGAATAAAAAAAATTGGAACTTATGAAGATTTAAAAAAAGAAATCTCATCAAACAACTTTCAAGAAATTGATTGTTCTGATAAAGTTGTTATGCCTGGATATGTAGATTGTCATACGCATCTTATTTTTGGTGAAAGCAGAGTAGATGAATATGTAGCTTCTTTTACTATGACTAAAAATGAAATTAAAAACAAGATTGTTAGAACTGGAATAGAAGCTTCTATATTTTCAACTAGAAATGCAACTGATGAAGAACTTATAAATTCTTCTTTAATAAAATTAAATAGAATGTTAAAACATGGAACAACTACTGTTGAAATAAAGTCTGGCTATGGTATTGACATGGAAACAGAAATTAGGCTTTTAAAATTAATAAATATTTTAAAAGAAAAATCTCCACAAACAATATTAAGTACATATTTAGGAGCACATTATTTTGATACTAAAATGGGAAAAGAAAAATATATTGATTTTATGATTAATGAAGTTATGCCAGTAATAAAGAAAGAAAATCTTGCTCAATTTTGTGATGTCTGGTGTGATGAAGGATATTATAATGCTGAAGATTGTTATAAAATTTTAAAAGCTGGCTTAGAAAATGATATGTTACCAACATTACATACAGAATGCTATTCAGCAATAGGTGGAGCTAAAGTTGCAGCTGAATTAAAAGCTGCAAATGTAGGTCATCTAAATTATATAAGTTCAGAAGATATAAAATTGTTAAAAGAAGCAAATGTTGTTGGTGTTTTAATACCAAGTACTGACTTTTCTGTTAAGCATAAAAAACCTTTTGTTCCTAAACCTATGTTAGATGAAGGAATGACAATAGCAATTGCTACTAACTTAAATCCTGGAAATTGGGTAGAGGATATGAACATTTCAATGATATTAGCTTGTAGAAATCATAAAATGACAGAAAATGAAGCTATTAGAGCTACGACACTTGGAGGTGCTAAAGCATTAAAAATAGAAAAAGACTATGGTTCACTGGAAGTTAGTAAATTTGCTGATATCCAAATTAGAAATTCTGATAGCTATAAAAATGTAGTTTATAAATTTGGTGTAAATGAAATAGAGCATGTTATAAAAAATGGAAAAATTATCTTTTAA